A stretch of the Notamacropus eugenii isolate mMacEug1 chromosome 2, mMacEug1.pri_v2, whole genome shotgun sequence genome encodes the following:
- the TRA2B gene encoding transformer-2 protein homolog beta isoform X2, which translates to MSDSGEQNYGERESRSASRSGSAHGSGKSARHTPARSRSKEDSRRSRSKSRSRSESRSRSRRSSRRHYTRSRSRSRSHRRSRSRSYSRDYRRRHSHSHSPMSTRRRHVGNRANPDPNCCLGVFGLSLYTTERDLREVFSKYGPIADVSIVYDQQSRRSRGFAFVYFENVDDAKEAKERANGMELDGRRIRVDFSITKRPHTPTPGIYMGRPTYGSSRRRDYYDRGYDRGYDDRDYYSRSYRGGGGGGGGWRAAQDRDQIYRRRSPSPYYSRGGYRSRSRSRSYSPRRY; encoded by the exons ATGAGCGACAGCGGCGAGCAGAACTACGGCGAGCGG GAATCCCGTTCCGCTTCCAGAAGTGGGAGTGCCCATGGATCTGGAAAATCCGCGAGGCACACCCCTGCAAGGTCACGGTCCAAGGAAGATTCCCGGCGCTCCAGATCCAAGTCGAGATCCAGGTCTGAGTCTCG ATCGAGATCCAGAAGAAGTTCTCGAAGGCATTATACTAGATCACGTTCTCGCTCCCGCTCCCACAGACGGTCCCGGAGCAGGTCATACAGTCGAGATTACCGAAGGCGGCATAGCCACAGTCACTCTCCAATGTCTACCCGTAGGCGTCACGTGGGGAATCGA GCCAATCCTGATCCCAACTGTTGTCTCGGAGTGTTTGGATTGAGTCTGTACACCACAGAGAGGGATCTCAGAGAAGTATTCTCCAAATATGGCCCGATTGCGGATGTGTCCATTGTCTATGACCAGCAGTCCCGGCGCTCCCGGGGGTTTGCCTTTGTCTACTTTGAGAACGTGGATGATGCTAAGGAG GCTAAAGAACGTGCCAACGGGATGGAGCTGGATGGCCGGAGAATCCGAGTGGATTTCTCTATAACAAAAAGACCCCACACCCCGACCCCTGGAATCTACATGGGAAGACCTACCTA TGGCAGTTCCCGCCGTCGTGATTACTACGATCGAGGCTATGATCGAGGTTATGATGATCGTGACTATTACAGTAGATCCTACAG aggaggaggtggaggaggaggagggtggagAGCTGCCCAAGACAGGGATCAGATTTACAG
- the TRA2B gene encoding transformer-2 protein homolog beta isoform X5, with protein MSDSGEQNYGERTNEDTSSGTSGVGKESRSASRSGSAHGSGKSARHTPARSRSKEDSRRSRSKSRSRSESRSRSRRSSRRHYTRSRSRSRSHRRSRSRSYSRDYRRRHSHSHSPMSTRRRHVGNRANPDPNCCLGVFGLSLYTTERDLREVFSKYGPIADVSIVYDQQSRRSRGFAFVYFENVDDAKEAKERANGMELDGRRIRVDFSITKRPHTPTPGIYMGRPTYGSSRRRDYYDRGYDRGYDDRDYYSRSYRGGGGGGGGWRAAQDRDQIYRRRSPSPYYSRGGYRSRSRSRSYSPRRY; from the exons ATGAGCGACAGCGGCGAGCAGAACTACGGCGAGCGG ACCAATGAGGACACCAGCTCTGGGACTTCAGGAGTGGGGAAG GAATCCCGTTCCGCTTCCAGAAGTGGGAGTGCCCATGGATCTGGAAAATCCGCGAGGCACACCCCTGCAAGGTCACGGTCCAAGGAAGATTCCCGGCGCTCCAGATCCAAGTCGAGATCCAGGTCTGAGTCTCG ATCGAGATCCAGAAGAAGTTCTCGAAGGCATTATACTAGATCACGTTCTCGCTCCCGCTCCCACAGACGGTCCCGGAGCAGGTCATACAGTCGAGATTACCGAAGGCGGCATAGCCACAGTCACTCTCCAATGTCTACCCGTAGGCGTCACGTGGGGAATCGA GCCAATCCTGATCCCAACTGTTGTCTCGGAGTGTTTGGATTGAGTCTGTACACCACAGAGAGGGATCTCAGAGAAGTATTCTCCAAATATGGCCCGATTGCGGATGTGTCCATTGTCTATGACCAGCAGTCCCGGCGCTCCCGGGGGTTTGCCTTTGTCTACTTTGAGAACGTGGATGATGCTAAGGAG GCTAAAGAACGTGCCAACGGGATGGAGCTGGATGGCCGGAGAATCCGAGTGGATTTCTCTATAACAAAAAGACCCCACACCCCGACCCCTGGAATCTACATGGGAAGACCTACCTA TGGCAGTTCCCGCCGTCGTGATTACTACGATCGAGGCTATGATCGAGGTTATGATGATCGTGACTATTACAGTAGATCCTACAG aggaggaggtggaggaggaggagggtggagAGCTGCCCAAGACAGGGATCAGATTTACAG
- the TRA2B gene encoding transformer-2 protein homolog beta isoform X3, with protein MSDSGEQNYGERTNEDTSSGTSGVGKESRSASRSGSAHGSGKSARHTPARSRSKEDSRRSRSKSRSRSESRSRSRRSSRRHYTRSRSRSRSHRRSRSRSYSRDYRRRHSHSHSPMSTRRRHVGNRANPDPNCCLGVFGLSLYTTERDLREVFSKYGPIADVSIVYDQQSRRSRGFAFVYFENVDDAKEAKERANGMELDGRRIRVDFSITKRPHTPTPGIYMGRPTYGSSRRRDYYDRGYDRGYDDRDYYSRSYRRRSPSPYYSRGGYRSRSRSRSYSPRRY; from the exons ATGAGCGACAGCGGCGAGCAGAACTACGGCGAGCGG ACCAATGAGGACACCAGCTCTGGGACTTCAGGAGTGGGGAAG GAATCCCGTTCCGCTTCCAGAAGTGGGAGTGCCCATGGATCTGGAAAATCCGCGAGGCACACCCCTGCAAGGTCACGGTCCAAGGAAGATTCCCGGCGCTCCAGATCCAAGTCGAGATCCAGGTCTGAGTCTCG ATCGAGATCCAGAAGAAGTTCTCGAAGGCATTATACTAGATCACGTTCTCGCTCCCGCTCCCACAGACGGTCCCGGAGCAGGTCATACAGTCGAGATTACCGAAGGCGGCATAGCCACAGTCACTCTCCAATGTCTACCCGTAGGCGTCACGTGGGGAATCGA GCCAATCCTGATCCCAACTGTTGTCTCGGAGTGTTTGGATTGAGTCTGTACACCACAGAGAGGGATCTCAGAGAAGTATTCTCCAAATATGGCCCGATTGCGGATGTGTCCATTGTCTATGACCAGCAGTCCCGGCGCTCCCGGGGGTTTGCCTTTGTCTACTTTGAGAACGTGGATGATGCTAAGGAG GCTAAAGAACGTGCCAACGGGATGGAGCTGGATGGCCGGAGAATCCGAGTGGATTTCTCTATAACAAAAAGACCCCACACCCCGACCCCTGGAATCTACATGGGAAGACCTACCTA TGGCAGTTCCCGCCGTCGTGATTACTACGATCGAGGCTATGATCGAGGTTATGATGATCGTGACTATTACAGTAGATCCTACAG
- the TRA2B gene encoding transformer-2 protein homolog beta isoform X1: MSDSGEQNYGERTNEDTSSGTSGVGKESRSASRSGSAHGSGKSARHTPARSRSKEDSRRSRSKSRSRSESRSRSRRSSRRHYTRSRSRSRSHRRSRSRSYSRDYRRRHSHSHSPMSTRRRHVGNRANPDPNCCLGVFGLSLYTTERDLREVFSKYGPIADVSIVYDQQSRRSRGFAFVYFENVDDAKEAKERANGMELDGRRIRVDFSITKRPHTPTPGIYMGRPTYGSSRRRDYYDRGYDRGYDDRDYYSRSYRGGGGGGGGWRAAQDRDQIYRRRSPSPYYSRGGYRSRSRSRSYSPRK; this comes from the exons ATGAGCGACAGCGGCGAGCAGAACTACGGCGAGCGG ACCAATGAGGACACCAGCTCTGGGACTTCAGGAGTGGGGAAG GAATCCCGTTCCGCTTCCAGAAGTGGGAGTGCCCATGGATCTGGAAAATCCGCGAGGCACACCCCTGCAAGGTCACGGTCCAAGGAAGATTCCCGGCGCTCCAGATCCAAGTCGAGATCCAGGTCTGAGTCTCG ATCGAGATCCAGAAGAAGTTCTCGAAGGCATTATACTAGATCACGTTCTCGCTCCCGCTCCCACAGACGGTCCCGGAGCAGGTCATACAGTCGAGATTACCGAAGGCGGCATAGCCACAGTCACTCTCCAATGTCTACCCGTAGGCGTCACGTGGGGAATCGA GCCAATCCTGATCCCAACTGTTGTCTCGGAGTGTTTGGATTGAGTCTGTACACCACAGAGAGGGATCTCAGAGAAGTATTCTCCAAATATGGCCCGATTGCGGATGTGTCCATTGTCTATGACCAGCAGTCCCGGCGCTCCCGGGGGTTTGCCTTTGTCTACTTTGAGAACGTGGATGATGCTAAGGAG GCTAAAGAACGTGCCAACGGGATGGAGCTGGATGGCCGGAGAATCCGAGTGGATTTCTCTATAACAAAAAGACCCCACACCCCGACCCCTGGAATCTACATGGGAAGACCTACCTA TGGCAGTTCCCGCCGTCGTGATTACTACGATCGAGGCTATGATCGAGGTTATGATGATCGTGACTATTACAGTAGATCCTACAG aggaggaggtggaggaggaggagggtggagAGCTGCCCAAGACAGGGATCAGATTTACAG